In Triticum aestivum cultivar Chinese Spring chromosome 5B, IWGSC CS RefSeq v2.1, whole genome shotgun sequence, the following proteins share a genomic window:
- the LOC123115517 gene encoding protein MKS1, with translation MDASSSEDRQSPRSRQLQLQGPRPPRLSVSKDSHKIRKPPVVPLPYGARQQAPNNRHPQAQPQQPRAPVIIYDASPKVIHTQPGEFLALVQRLTGPGAPAQSSTEAAAGPSAVPPQFQPQESPFSPAARYAAIERSVRPLPPGPAPYAAGSWLDLDGFAEVLGPGRPGILSPVPSALPAAASAGLFSPLPFDTSSLSWLNDLSPFLASAGARDASSPGGLLLATPTMPSPGMIVRFFTDFPDL, from the coding sequence ATGGACGCGTCGTCGTCGGAGGACCGCCAGTCGCCACGCAGCAGGCAGCTGCAGCTGCAGGGCCCGCGCCCCCCGCGGCTGTCCGTCAGCAAGGACTCCCACAAGATCAGGAAGCCGCCCGTCGTGCCGCTGCCTTACGGAGCCCGGCAGCAAGCCCCCAACAACCGCCACCCGCAAGCTCAGCCGCAGCAGCCGCGGGCGCCGGTCATCATCTACGACGCCTCGCCCAAGGTCATCCACACCCAGCCCGGCGAGTTCCTGGCGCTCGTCCAGCGCCTCACCGGCCCGGGCGCGCCGGCTCAGTCCTccaccgaggcggcggcggggccctctgCCGTGCCGCCGCAGTTCCAGCCGCAGGAATCGCCTTTCTCGCCGGCAGCGAGGTACGCCGCGATCGAGAGGTCCGTCCGGCCGCTGCCGCCAGGGCCCGCGCCGTACGCCGCCGGCTCCTGGCTGGACCTGGACGGCTTCGCGGAGGTCCTCGGCCCGGGACGGCCCGGGATCCTCTCGCCCGTGCCGTCAGCGCTGCCGGCGGCGGCCTCGGCGGGGCTGTTCTCGCCGCTGCCGTTCGACACCAGCTCCCTGTCCTGGCTCAACGACCTGAGCCCGTTCCTCGCCTCCGCCGGCGCCCGCGACGCGTCGAGCCCCGGCGGGCTGCTGCTTGCCACGCCCACCATGCCCTCGCCGGGGATGATTGTGAGGTTCTTCACCGACTTTCCGGACCTGTAA